Sequence from the Fusarium oxysporum Fo47 chromosome VI, complete sequence genome:
AACCCAAGATTATCATCGCGTCGATTCTATCGTCACGATTCTGATTTGAGAATCTCTGAGCTGTCTTGGAAGCGGCCGCTTCCAACACGGCTACGTGCATTCTGATTCGAATGCTGGATGCGAAATATGCTGCCTGACATGGCTGGGATAGCAATACCTCCAGGCCTCGCGTCGCAGCTATTCGCCATTAAGCATGGCATCATCTTTGCATTTGCCTACGGCGGGAGCCTCAAGCATGAGGCAATGCTATAATAGGTTTTCCGTGATACTAATATGTTCCCAACAGTTTCTCGCGTGTAATGTTTGCCAGCAACTGCGTTGAGACTTTCTCAGCGTGGTAATCGGCATTCAGTGTCTGCTCTCCATAGACCTGGATGTTTTTGCTCTGGCATAGATAAATCCGAACTCGTTGCTGGGCACCCGACTTTGAGAATGTCGTcttgacttcttggagaagtcgGGAATCAGCTGTAGGCACATAAAAAATGATTCTGTAGTATTTTGATATCCAGCCAGGCCGATAAAATCGACCAGTAGTTTTTGATGACAGCAACAGCTCCAATAGCTGTGAGCCTTGATGAGTCGGCAGTTGACACATTGGTTGGGATCATGAGAGCTACCTTGCATCATGAATGTGGCTTACGTCGCGTGGGATTGACGGCGATAGCTGCTGGTCTCTACACCCTGTCTCGTGTCTTTCTGGTCACTCGAGTGAATTTGCATCTCACCATCACTCCCACTCATTCGCACATTGAAACCGATCATCAACGATCGGCGGGGTGTTCCGAACCGGGCGAACGGCGTCGCCGATTGGTAACTAAGAATTTGGGTGTGAATAGCTCCCGAGATAGCTAACATGGAAGTTGATTAATTGATTGCTTGCTTGCTCTACCTTGATGACTTGCCTTGTTTGAACAACGATGCTGACACATTACGGGAGACTAAGGGAACTAGAATAACTGGTTTTCGTCTCGTGTTGCATTTGCCGCGTTTCGGAGCGAACCacgacgagaagaagctggaacTTGGACTGTTTGATGCCACAACTATCCGATGTTGGCGGGTCTAGTTAGCCTGGAGATCAATCATCAagttgacttgacttgacttgtGCTTGTATTCGCCCATGCGGTGCTTCTATCTAGTTCAATCACACAAGTCTCACAGGGCTTGCCATGCTGCCAGTGACGTGACGAGCACGGCTGGGTCCGATGAGATGGAAAGAGATGCCATATGCAGCAGGTGGTGGCCGATCACTAGGAcaaagatggtgttgtcgaGGTTCATGATCCTTTTTGTGAGGACAAGTAAGTAATTGGGTCTGTTGTGACGGTCGATCGGCCGACGGGAAAGATGAGGGCATGGTCATTAATTGATTTCAGCGAGAAATAATTGCTCAGTCAGTCACTATATTTCGTATAGAAGCCCAAGCATCGTATAGAAGATATCGTAAGGCTTGGCTTTTGCTGGGTTTCGATGGTGTgctccatctccaacctcTCAGTCCCCTTACGGAATGGACCTCGGTGTTCGGGGCGGAAGTGGCGGGGTTGCTTTGACCTTGAGCTAGAGCTTCATGATTGTAATTCAACCTCGTGTGAGCCTCGTATTGTATGCTATTGTATTGGAACAATACACAGACTCGTTACTCATCAAGTCTTAAGCCTATCGAGATATCTCTCGGCTTAATTAAAACGCCATTCATTGGATGCCCTGCTGAGCGTAGGCTACAAAGGCCCGATacatcaacaacatggtAGACAATAGGTAAGAAACTCCCATCATACGAATACTCAATTACGCATAAGTCACTGCTAAACGAATTACTAACATGTACATCTATCATAGCCGCGTTgatatcatcttcatcgGTGCTGGCGCCGTTGGTTGCTTCTACGCTTCACGCCTTCATCATGTAACGTACCCAACTTCATGATAGCCTGCATACACTCACTGACCATCACGATAGCCGTCCCAAAATCTTCACGTTTCTCTCGTGGCTCGCTCTAACTATGCTGCTATTCAAAAAGACGGCGTGAAGCTTCTGACACGAAGCTTTGGTGATTACACCTTCAAGCCCGATGCGGCTTTCCCTTCTGtcgatgctgctgctgctgccactTCATCAGGCGCAAAGCGAGACTGGCACTATATCTTCGTGACAACCAAGGCTCTTCCAGATATCAGCGATGACTCTTCCATCATCGAGCCCTTGGTAGGCCCAAAGTCATGTATTGTCCTCATCCAGAATGGTGTCGGTGTAGAGGAGCCCTTCCGCAAACGCTTCCCTAATAACCCGATCGTCAGCGCTGTCACCGTTGTTAGTGCAGAGCAAACATCTCCTGGTACTATTCGCCAGAACCGCTGGACGCGTATCAGCATCGGACCTTACACAGATGGTTTAGCCTCGAAGGACTCGGAGCTAGGCCGTCGTGGCACAGAGTCGACTGAAGCACTGTGTCGTTGGTGGACAGACCTGGGTGGTATCAAAGACGTGGATCCCCATGATGAAGTCGGTCTTCAGACTGTGCGGTGGCACAAGCTCTGTATCAACGCAGCCATGAACCCCTCCGCTGTGCTCTCAGGTGGTCGTGGCAATGCCGATATGGTAGCAGATGACGAGCTCCAGCGACATCTCCTAGGCGTGATGCATGAGATTCGAGATGCTGTGCCCAAGATTCTCGGCAGACCTTTCCCGGACAGTATGGCCAAACCTGAGAAGATCGTTGAGAGCACAGCCCGCAATAAGGGCGCGAGGCCGAGCATGCTTCTGGACTGGGAAGCAGGTAAGCCTTTAGAGCTTGAGGTGATATTGGGTAATCCTGTGAGGATTGCAAGGGAGAGAGGTGTTGAAATGCCTAGGTTGCAGAGCTTGTATGCGCTTTTGAGGTCGGCGCAGGCCATGAGGAAAAGGGAGACCAAGGGGAAGCTTTGAATCAGAATCTTATTCAGAGACGAGTTGCAATATCACATCATCTATTAAGATCAAGATAGAGGTTATATTAGACATAGTCGAATCGCgtattattagttatttatctattaCTACTTCCATTTAGTTGCCATACAAATTGCTCTGTTCTCGTGATACCAACGTCGGCAATGTAATCACTTCCCTTTTTTC
This genomic interval carries:
- a CDS encoding ketopantoate reductase PanE/ApbA-domain-containing protein; this encodes MVDNSRVDIIFIGAGAVGCFYASRLHHPSQNLHVSLVARSNYAAIQKDGVKLLTRSFGDYTFKPDAAFPSVDAAAAATSSGAKRDWHYIFVTTKALPDISDDSSIIEPLVGPKSCIVLIQNGVGVEEPFRKRFPNNPIVSAVTVVSAEQTSPGTIRQNRWTRISIGPYTDGLASKDSELGRRGTESTEALCRWWTDLGGIKDVDPHDEVGLQTVRWHKLCINAAMNPSAVLSGGRGNADMVADDELQRHLLGVMHEIRDAVPKILGRPFPDSMAKPEKIVESTARNKGARPSMLLDWEAGKPLELEVILGNPVRIARERGVEMPRLQSLYALLRSAQAMRKRETKGKL